A window of the Henckelia pumila isolate YLH828 chromosome 3, ASM3356847v2, whole genome shotgun sequence genome harbors these coding sequences:
- the LOC140893123 gene encoding histone-lysine N-methyltransferase ATX2-like isoform X1, protein MEKAIGTVTAKVGCWTFLKGGFELTSPLKMPKLYLQCSNSTCRVAYHPLCARVDGFCVECYMKPEDVDRLHFIPFDEDEEDQCIQLLDIFE, encoded by the exons ATGGAGAAAGCCATAGGGACTGTTACTGCAAAGGTGGGTTGCTGGACTTTTTTGAAGGGTGGATTTGAATTGACATCTCCGTTAAAAATGCCTAAGCTGTATCTCCAG TGTTCAAACAGTACTTGTCGTGTGGCATATCATCCTCTCTGTGCACGGGTAGATGGCTTTTGTGTCGAA TGTTATATGAAGCCTGAGGATGTTGATCGATTGCATTTCATTCCTTTTGACGAGGATGAGGAGGATCAGTGCATTCAATTACTGGATATCTTTGAGTAA
- the LOC140893123 gene encoding histone-lysine N-methyltransferase ATX2-like isoform X2: MEKAIGTVTAKVGCWTFLKGGFELTSPLKMPKLYLQCSNSTCRVAYHPLCARCYMKPEDVDRLHFIPFDEDEEDQCIQLLDIFE; this comes from the exons ATGGAGAAAGCCATAGGGACTGTTACTGCAAAGGTGGGTTGCTGGACTTTTTTGAAGGGTGGATTTGAATTGACATCTCCGTTAAAAATGCCTAAGCTGTATCTCCAG TGTTCAAACAGTACTTGTCGTGTGGCATATCATCCTCTCTGTGCACGG TGTTATATGAAGCCTGAGGATGTTGATCGATTGCATTTCATTCCTTTTGACGAGGATGAGGAGGATCAGTGCATTCAATTACTGGATATCTTTGAGTAA